In Streptococcus uberis, a single window of DNA contains:
- a CDS encoding class I SAM-dependent methyltransferase, giving the protein MKLEQIKEKNYEQDYKNTVNDFFDFTYSKVYSELLDIELEFQINFLKNQYLIDKSNNFKVLDLCCGTGRHIKKLNEDNFPVDGVDFNLEAVKVARKNVRLGKVYLSDVQNFNPDVKYDLVYSMESSIGYLSDSKTIEIFKNINRNIISEKGTFILHLTNRDYLMQNLTPRIWFGNKISGYLLEDRQFNSEKGILKINQVRIIEGNDNKYSIDLRLYTLNEIKYLLNEAGLDIGKVYGNYDYENYSINSPYMIVECHK; this is encoded by the coding sequence TTGAAATTAGAACAAATAAAAGAAAAAAACTATGAACAAGATTACAAAAATACAGTAAATGATTTTTTTGATTTTACTTATTCGAAAGTATATTCTGAACTATTGGATATTGAATTAGAATTTCAAATTAATTTTTTAAAAAACCAATATCTGATTGATAAAAGTAATAATTTTAAAGTTTTAGATTTATGTTGTGGTACTGGTCGACATATCAAAAAATTAAATGAGGATAATTTTCCAGTTGACGGAGTTGATTTCAACTTAGAAGCAGTAAAAGTTGCTAGAAAAAATGTTAGACTTGGAAAAGTATATTTGTCAGATGTTCAAAATTTTAATCCTGATGTTAAATATGATTTAGTTTACAGTATGGAAAGTTCAATAGGGTATCTTTCAGATAGTAAAACTATTGAAATATTTAAAAACATAAACAGGAATATAATTTCTGAAAAAGGAACTTTTATTTTGCATCTAACAAATAGAGATTATTTGATGCAAAATTTAACTCCTCGGATATGGTTTGGAAATAAAATTAGTGGCTATTTACTTGAAGATAGACAATTTAATTCAGAAAAAGGAATCTTAAAGATTAATCAAGTCAGAATTATCGAAGGCAATGACAATAAATATTCTATAGATTTACGTTTATACACTCTAAATGAAATAAAATATCTACTTAATGAAGCTGGTTTAGATATCGGGAAAGTTTATGGAAATTATGATTATGAAAACTATAGTATAAACTCTCCTTACATGATTGTTGAGTGTCATAAATAA
- a CDS encoding FAD/NAD(P)-binding protein encodes MVKKQVAIIGMGVSGLAVLLALSQLPDKFLEKIDITCFDEPKHFGRGIPFQEDSSTAWINSPIDAISYDYHDMNDFQNWMEQKGLDTDQSYVPRSLYGRYMTERAHDLLQKLKASVIHEKVTQLNYEPDSQKWNIGTSQRTIPTRFDEVHLTCGELPVLDPYHLQGNPNYIADPYPLKNLPKQPGKKDRIAIIGTGLAAIDTLKWLLKNSQADLLAFSPSMTFPTVRILKTETIDWQSLTDTNKQKLFEENSFNFKSLENLFLSELQALGFQNWEETCRQFLAEGIPGISLSLAFPAQLFLLQQLASHLVDWLTDFWPKMTLSNRQYYKENYGKAIINLRNPMPEEAGRLLIEATAQGRLQIIEAVTDIEAGNYGFVLKREVGKELSVATVINATGYHLKESNVHQATTLIQQVIRDGLVQIDPEGGLSILPQTGQVISPKYGILATLYAHGSLVNGVIYQNNSTIKIQQMAERAIGNVIKKPTI; translated from the coding sequence ATGGTGAAAAAACAGGTGGCTATTATTGGGATGGGAGTCAGTGGGTTAGCAGTCTTGTTAGCTCTATCGCAATTGCCAGATAAGTTTTTAGAGAAGATAGACATTACTTGTTTTGACGAGCCAAAACATTTTGGAAGAGGAATTCCCTTCCAAGAGGATAGTTCAACAGCTTGGATTAATTCGCCCATCGATGCCATATCCTATGACTATCATGACATGAATGACTTTCAAAACTGGATGGAACAAAAAGGTCTAGACACTGATCAAAGCTATGTTCCCCGTTCCCTCTATGGACGCTACATGACCGAAAGAGCTCATGACTTGCTTCAAAAACTTAAGGCAAGTGTCATTCACGAAAAGGTCACACAACTAAACTACGAACCCGACAGCCAAAAATGGAATATTGGCACAAGTCAAAGGACCATCCCCACACGATTTGATGAAGTCCACTTAACTTGTGGTGAACTCCCTGTCCTCGACCCCTACCATCTCCAAGGCAACCCTAATTATATTGCTGACCCCTATCCCCTCAAAAACTTACCCAAACAGCCTGGCAAAAAGGACCGGATTGCCATCATCGGAACTGGTCTCGCTGCTATTGATACCCTAAAGTGGCTTTTGAAGAATAGCCAAGCAGACTTGCTTGCTTTTTCGCCTTCCATGACATTTCCAACTGTAAGGATTCTTAAAACGGAAACCATTGATTGGCAATCTTTGACTGATACAAACAAGCAAAAACTCTTCGAAGAAAACAGCTTTAATTTCAAAAGTCTCGAAAACCTCTTTTTATCCGAATTACAAGCTCTAGGTTTCCAAAATTGGGAAGAGACCTGTCGTCAATTCTTGGCAGAAGGTATTCCAGGTATTAGCTTATCACTAGCTTTCCCAGCACAGCTCTTTCTTTTGCAACAATTGGCTTCTCACCTGGTTGATTGGTTGACAGATTTTTGGCCTAAAATGACCCTGTCTAATCGCCAATATTATAAGGAAAACTATGGGAAAGCTATTATTAATCTACGTAATCCTATGCCTGAAGAGGCTGGTCGACTCTTGATTGAAGCCACTGCTCAAGGACGCTTACAAATCATTGAAGCTGTCACTGACATTGAGGCGGGTAACTACGGTTTTGTCCTTAAGCGAGAAGTTGGAAAGGAGCTTAGTGTCGCAACAGTCATCAATGCAACGGGTTACCATTTGAAAGAGTCCAATGTCCATCAAGCAACGACCTTGATTCAACAAGTGATTAGAGATGGTTTGGTTCAAATCGATCCCGAAGGTGGGCTTAGCATTTTGCCCCAGACCGGCCAAGTGATTTCCCCAAAATATGGGATTTTAGCGACTCTCTATGCCCATGGATCCCTGGTCAATGGTGTGATTTACCAAAACAACTCTACCATTAAGATTCAACAAATGGCTGAAAGAGCTATCGGAAACGTAATTAAAAAACCAACTATTTAG
- a CDS encoding ABC transporter ATP-binding protein, whose product MPILTLNHISKSFQDGNQRRQILKDVSLKVNPKEFVAILGPSGSGKSTLLSIAGLLLSADNGNIIIGEQDLTQLKQAQWTQKRKELLGFIFQDHQLLSYMTIGEQLDLVAKMKGSQDKAENQESIKTLLAELGIEDSYQQYPKQMSGGQKQRAAIARAFIGNPQLILADEPTASLDPKRGQEIARLIQKEVKEKEKAALMVTHDRSILEYVDTIYSLSDGQLIKHS is encoded by the coding sequence ATGCCAATACTAACCTTAAATCACATCTCAAAATCCTTCCAAGATGGAAATCAAAGGCGACAAATTCTGAAAGACGTCTCCTTAAAAGTGAACCCCAAAGAGTTTGTAGCCATCTTGGGACCTTCAGGTTCAGGAAAATCTACCCTACTATCAATCGCTGGACTCTTATTATCTGCAGATAATGGAAACATTATCATTGGAGAACAAGACTTGACCCAACTCAAACAAGCCCAATGGACCCAAAAACGAAAAGAGTTGCTCGGTTTTATCTTTCAAGACCATCAATTGCTGTCTTATATGACTATCGGAGAACAATTAGACTTAGTCGCCAAGATGAAAGGGTCCCAAGACAAGGCAGAAAATCAAGAGAGCATTAAGACCTTGCTTGCTGAATTAGGTATTGAAGACTCTTATCAACAATACCCTAAACAGATGTCCGGTGGCCAAAAACAACGCGCTGCCATAGCACGCGCCTTCATCGGAAATCCGCAGTTGATACTCGCAGATGAACCGACTGCCAGCTTGGATCCCAAACGAGGACAAGAAATTGCCCGACTGATCCAAAAAGAAGTCAAAGAAAAAGAAAAAGCAGCCTTAATGGTGACCCATGACCGTTCCATTTTGGAATATGTTGATACGATTTATAGCCTAAGCGACGGTCAATTAATCAAACATTCTTAA
- a CDS encoding ABC transporter permease, producing the protein MKVSWSEIRYQPKKFLLIELLIVLMMFMVIFLSGLTNGLGRAVSAQIDHYGSVTYLLSEDAEGIIPFSSIENNDKSLFKEDQLGELVIQRSAIIPKEKKETLDLTYFATNHQSFLQAKKEDGTAFYPGKNEVILDDSFQAKGIALGDQVTDKASQVTLTVRGFAKEAFYGHSALAFISADTYTAMRQKKDPHYSWQAQALVTKQNLSQIKLPNHLKAYQKQAIIQKIPGYMAEHLTLTLITWVLLIASSAILGVFFYILTLQKLKQFGVLKAIGMSMTQISVIQLSQIGFLALFGVISGLSLAILLAQVLPSSMPFYMTLESSLLVSISFVMIATACGALSLLKIRKVDPLDVIGVNGE; encoded by the coding sequence ATGAAGGTTTCTTGGAGTGAAATCCGTTATCAGCCCAAAAAGTTTTTACTTATTGAATTGCTGATTGTATTGATGATGTTTATGGTGATTTTTTTGTCAGGGTTAACGAATGGTTTGGGAAGAGCTGTTTCTGCTCAGATTGATCATTATGGTTCGGTTACCTATTTGCTTTCCGAGGATGCTGAAGGGATTATTCCCTTTTCCAGTATTGAAAATAATGACAAGTCACTTTTCAAAGAGGATCAACTTGGCGAACTTGTGATTCAACGCTCTGCTATTATCCCAAAAGAGAAAAAAGAAACTCTCGATTTAACCTATTTTGCGACAAATCATCAGAGCTTTTTACAAGCTAAAAAGGAGGATGGCACTGCCTTTTATCCAGGGAAAAATGAGGTAATTTTGGATGATTCCTTTCAGGCTAAGGGAATTGCCTTAGGAGATCAAGTCACTGATAAAGCTTCTCAAGTTACTTTGACGGTGAGGGGTTTTGCTAAGGAAGCTTTTTATGGCCATAGTGCCCTTGCTTTTATAAGTGCTGATACCTATACTGCCATGCGTCAGAAGAAAGACCCCCATTATAGCTGGCAGGCTCAAGCCTTGGTTACCAAACAAAACCTTTCGCAAATAAAACTTCCAAATCATCTCAAGGCTTATCAGAAACAAGCTATCATTCAAAAAATTCCGGGTTATATGGCTGAACATTTGACATTAACCCTGATTACTTGGGTGCTTTTAATAGCTTCTTCTGCTATTTTAGGGGTTTTCTTCTATATTTTAACCTTGCAAAAACTCAAACAATTTGGGGTCCTAAAAGCTATTGGCATGTCCATGACACAAATCAGTGTGATCCAATTAAGCCAAATTGGCTTCCTCGCCCTTTTTGGGGTTATTTCTGGACTGTCACTTGCCATCTTGCTAGCTCAAGTTCTTCCAAGCAGCATGCCTTTTTACATGACCCTTGAGAGTAGTCTTCTTGTTTCTATCAGCTTTGTCATGATAGCCACTGCTTGTGGTGCCCTATCTCTACTTAAGATTCGAAAAGTAGACCCTCTCGATGTTATCGGTGTAAATGGAGAATAA
- a CDS encoding DUF1310 family protein, giving the protein MNFKKIVYILLGLLIAVGILVGGHKLQEKREYDQMVEIVESKEVKQLIEDDFKYFDKSALKQDAIIKSYHIEKNTIRKNPMGGIMFKVIVNNQKDHYIRYTIIKGINGKDIDVSGQVISEELNRELKDQKL; this is encoded by the coding sequence ATGAATTTTAAAAAGATTGTATATATTCTTTTAGGGTTATTAATTGCAGTAGGTATTTTAGTAGGAGGACATAAATTGCAAGAAAAACGTGAATATGATCAAATGGTAGAAATAGTTGAAAGTAAAGAAGTTAAACAGCTTATTGAAGATGATTTTAAGTATTTTGACAAAAGTGCTTTAAAACAAGATGCAATTATTAAAAGTTATCATATTGAAAAAAATACAATTCGAAAAAATCCAATGGGAGGTATTATGTTCAAAGTTATTGTAAACAATCAAAAAGATCATTATATTAGATATACAATAATAAAAGGAATTAACGGAAAAGACATTGATGTTAGTGGACAAGTTATTTCTGAAGAGCTTAACAGAGAATTGAAAGATCAAAAATTATGA
- a CDS encoding Rgg/GadR/MutR family transcriptional regulator, translated as MAPLDAFHLGELYRELRLARGLKMKDVVNEKLSQAHLSKFENGQTMLSADKLFIALAAIHMSFAEFEHVYYQYEERPFFKQAKLISEYHSQKDIKKLHELLDFYDDNPETYDVYNRLNKLVIRCAINHLNPNHKISENDKEFMTTYLYSIDEWTEYELYIFGNTLHVLSDSDLIYLAKAFTERSSLYLSIPYHNDRTKIVFLNIIFSLMERKQFYYSGYFIQQLESILTYQDMFGKTVLNFLKLILDYHQKKTVKVNDLERFISSLNHMGHNEVASFLQESMNHFI; from the coding sequence TTGGCACCATTAGATGCATTTCATCTGGGGGAACTCTATAGAGAACTCCGTTTGGCTCGAGGTCTGAAGATGAAAGATGTTGTTAATGAAAAATTATCACAAGCACATCTGTCTAAATTTGAAAATGGTCAAACAATGTTATCTGCTGATAAATTATTCATTGCATTAGCAGCCATACATATGAGTTTTGCTGAATTCGAACATGTCTATTACCAATATGAAGAGAGACCTTTTTTCAAACAAGCAAAATTGATTTCTGAGTACCATTCACAAAAAGATATCAAAAAGCTTCATGAACTCTTAGATTTCTATGATGATAATCCAGAAACATACGACGTCTATAACAGACTTAACAAACTTGTCATACGATGTGCTATTAATCATTTAAATCCGAATCACAAAATTTCAGAAAATGATAAAGAATTTATGACAACTTACCTTTATAGCATTGACGAGTGGACGGAATACGAACTCTATATTTTTGGAAATACCTTGCATGTCTTGTCAGATAGTGACCTTATATATCTTGCTAAGGCATTTACTGAACGGAGTTCACTTTACTTATCCATCCCATATCACAATGATCGAACAAAAATAGTCTTTTTAAATATTATTTTTAGTTTAATGGAACGAAAGCAATTCTACTATTCTGGTTATTTTATACAACAATTAGAATCTATTTTGACTTATCAAGATATGTTTGGAAAGACTGTACTTAACTTTTTAAAGCTTATTCTAGATTATCATCAAAAAAAGACTGTTAAAGTGAACGATTTAGAACGTTTCATTTCTAGTTTGAATCATATGGGACATAATGAAGTTGCAAGCTTTCTTCAAGAGAGTATGAATCATTTCATTTAA
- a CDS encoding response regulator transcription factor: protein MFTILVAEDDFAINKMITTKLEQEHYTVHSVTNGQEALSVMENHQIDLIITDIMMPIVDGYSLLKTLRETLYKTPVLMITAKSQLESLETAFKLGVDDYLVKPIRLPELSLRVQALLRRSQLESDRQLSFKGSRLDFDAQTLTYLDSNERLQLPQKEFLLLYKLMSHPEKIFTRLDLLDDIWGMEEDRDERLVDACVKRLRQKIQNNPDFDVLTVRGLGYKGSLRND from the coding sequence ATGTTTACCATACTGGTTGCTGAAGATGACTTTGCTATTAATAAAATGATTACTACCAAATTGGAACAAGAGCATTATACTGTCCACTCTGTTACGAATGGTCAAGAAGCCCTTTCAGTCATGGAAAACCATCAGATTGATCTCATCATTACAGACATTATGATGCCCATTGTGGATGGCTACTCCTTGCTCAAAACGCTGAGAGAAACACTTTACAAAACACCTGTTCTCATGATTACAGCAAAATCTCAATTAGAATCCTTAGAAACTGCTTTTAAGTTGGGGGTTGATGATTATTTGGTCAAACCTATTCGACTCCCTGAACTTTCTTTACGCGTGCAAGCCTTATTAAGAAGGTCTCAGTTAGAAAGTGATCGTCAATTAAGCTTCAAAGGATCCCGTCTTGATTTTGATGCCCAGACATTAACCTATTTAGACTCAAATGAACGGCTACAATTACCTCAAAAAGAATTTTTACTCCTCTATAAATTAATGAGTCATCCCGAGAAAATTTTTACGCGCCTAGACTTATTGGATGATATTTGGGGAATGGAAGAAGATCGAGACGAACGCTTGGTCGACGCTTGTGTTAAACGGCTCCGCCAAAAAATCCAAAATAATCCTGACTTTGACGTCCTAACGGTTCGGGGGTTAGGCTATAAAGGGAGTCTCCGAAATGACTGA
- a CDS encoding IS3 family transposase has protein sequence MPRKIFDRAFKLSAIKLIIEEEQSVKIVSSTLGIHPNSLYRWVQEYEKDGGNAFPGHGSALRHA, from the coding sequence ATGCCAAGAAAGATATTTGATAGAGCATTTAAATTATCTGCTATCAAACTCATTATCGAGGAAGAACAGTCTGTCAAAATAGTTAGCTCGACTTTAGGGATTCATCCAAATAGTCTTTATCGTTGGGTCCAAGAATACGAAAAAGATGGAGGAAATGCGTTTCCAGGACATGGAAGTGCTCTTCGTCATGCCTAA
- a CDS encoding LOG family protein codes for MLQRHIDLLGERARELALWMSDKHHDLVYGGGKVGLMGVVADSIIENGGTAIGVMPTFLKDREIAHDYLTELIVVDDMPKRKAKMMALGQAFIALPGGPGTLEEISEVISWSRIGQNDKPCILFNINGYFNALRDQFDHMVLEGFLSQSDRDSILFSDDLTEIETFIKSYKGPSIRNYR; via the coding sequence ATCTTACAACGACATATAGACCTTTTAGGGGAAAGGGCTAGAGAATTAGCCTTATGGATGTCTGATAAACATCATGACTTGGTCTATGGTGGGGGAAAAGTTGGCTTAATGGGTGTTGTCGCTGACTCTATCATTGAGAATGGAGGTACGGCTATTGGCGTTATGCCGACTTTTTTAAAGGACAGGGAGATTGCTCATGATTATCTGACAGAACTTATTGTGGTGGATGACATGCCTAAACGAAAAGCTAAAATGATGGCTTTGGGGCAAGCTTTTATTGCTTTGCCTGGAGGACCCGGAACCTTGGAAGAAATTTCAGAGGTCATTTCCTGGTCTCGTATTGGTCAAAATGACAAGCCATGTATCCTTTTTAATATCAATGGTTATTTTAATGCTTTAAGGGATCAGTTTGATCATATGGTGCTTGAAGGATTCCTAAGTCAATCAGACAGAGATAGCATCCTTTTTTCGGATGATCTCACAGAAATAGAAACTTTTATAAAAAGCTATAAAGGACCAAGCATTAGAAATTATCGATAA
- a CDS encoding MFS transporter: MTTFFQKNKLFVQFATINLLSKLGDRIFYVVMLTVASSLPKANLAIIIVSFSETFPILLSLFLGVIADKQKQKIGQLIGSSLFRVVMYLVIGLIFKYPSTLTLVIFVSLLNLFSDISGNYSTALFSPFTKVLVNQEDMEKAQGFISLGTQLVTVLSTFIGAFLLGIFSKSILAFSNAILFLFVALFYWTIQFPLKAQTRNVKTLEHDAMFTIVKENIKSILSDDTLLINLIQLSMLNGFFGGLTPLFALYLKDNSDLGFLSHPIKISLLSGMITLFMVLGNSLTASLFRKYSIFQITIWSDMMIFLVGVGFIANSIWIIFLSNAFLSFFIGIVAPRFSADIINRYSVERIGGIITSVNAFLAIVPPLTSLIFPILSTISLPFAYSCFIVYAIILIIVSLFLIKKNSSF, encoded by the coding sequence ATGACGACTTTTTTTCAAAAAAATAAACTCTTTGTTCAATTTGCCACCATTAATTTGTTGTCAAAGCTGGGAGATAGAATTTTTTACGTAGTAATGCTGACGGTGGCATCATCTTTACCAAAGGCTAACTTAGCCATTATAATTGTTTCCTTTTCAGAAACATTTCCTATTTTGCTAAGTTTGTTTTTGGGTGTAATTGCCGATAAACAAAAACAAAAAATTGGGCAGTTAATTGGAAGTTCACTTTTTCGAGTTGTTATGTATTTGGTTATTGGTTTGATATTTAAATATCCGTCAACATTAACTTTAGTAATCTTTGTTTCACTGTTGAATCTCTTCTCGGATATAAGTGGAAATTATTCAACTGCCTTATTTTCCCCTTTTACAAAGGTTCTGGTTAATCAAGAAGACATGGAGAAAGCGCAAGGTTTTATTAGTCTTGGAACACAGCTAGTTACTGTGTTATCGACCTTTATTGGAGCATTTTTATTAGGTATATTTTCTAAAAGTATACTTGCATTTTCCAATGCTATTCTATTCTTGTTCGTTGCTTTGTTTTATTGGACTATTCAGTTTCCTCTAAAAGCACAGACCAGAAATGTCAAGACATTAGAGCATGACGCAATGTTTACGATTGTAAAAGAAAATATTAAATCTATTCTATCTGATGATACATTACTCATTAATCTTATTCAATTATCAATGCTCAATGGCTTCTTTGGGGGTCTTACACCACTCTTTGCTTTATATTTAAAAGATAATAGTGACTTGGGTTTTCTAAGTCATCCAATTAAGATATCACTCTTGTCAGGAATGATTACCTTGTTCATGGTTTTAGGAAATAGTTTAACGGCATCGTTGTTTAGGAAATATTCTATTTTTCAGATAACTATTTGGTCGGATATGATGATTTTCTTAGTTGGAGTAGGTTTTATTGCTAATAGTATTTGGATTATTTTTCTATCTAATGCTTTCCTCTCTTTTTTTATAGGAATTGTTGCTCCTAGATTTTCTGCAGATATTATTAATCGATACTCAGTTGAGAGAATTGGTGGCATTATTACATCTGTCAATGCTTTTTTGGCCATAGTGCCCCCGTTGACCAGCTTGATTTTTCCAATTTTGTCAACAATTAGTTTACCATTTGCTTATAGCTGTTTTATTGTCTATGCCATAATACTGATTATAGTAAGTTTATTTTTAATAAAAAAGAACAGCTCATTTTAA
- a CDS encoding DUF1310 family protein, with protein MNLKKIVYILLGLLIAVGILVGGHKLQEKREYDQMVEIVESKEVKNLIEDDLKFFDKNALSNKGRVKEYSIDKKSIKKNPMGGISFVIHVNNNKRYYISYTLVKELPDKKITIGASGMSGDLDMLIKDKTNE; from the coding sequence ATGAATTTAAAAAAGATTGTATATATTCTTTTAGGGTTATTAATTGCAGTAGGTATTTTAGTAGGAGGACATAAATTGCAAGAAAAACGTGAATATGATCAAATGGTAGAAATAGTTGAAAGTAAAGAAGTTAAAAATCTTATTGAAGATGATTTAAAATTCTTTGATAAAAATGCGTTATCAAATAAAGGTAGAGTTAAAGAATATAGTATTGATAAAAAATCAATAAAAAAAAATCCAATGGGTGGTATTAGTTTTGTAATACATGTTAACAATAATAAACGATATTATATCTCTTATACACTTGTAAAAGAATTACCTGATAAAAAGATAACGATAGGTGCTTCGGGGATGTCAGGTGATTTAGATATGTTAATAAAGGATAAAACAAATGAGTAA
- a CDS encoding MSCRAMM family protein, with amino-acid sequence MKSYLKRRYGLITTSVLATTVLATGWQSTSVLAENPTTSPTTTVTSNGFNFNATLLDHNGKTVSGKTVSLYDITDGNRTLVQSAVSDQNGIASFSQLPLNRNLSVFVDNVAQGYTTRTSESGQVRSSAFYIDGQGTNTPKYSDKTITISVLNEEAEPLANQKVTLTNPLKEVVGEAMTDADGHVVFKDKLLDGVFYNYAVNGKAIDSAQPDSKRSVFLESNQLAKEGFTFTATILGKNGKTVAGKTVSLYDITDGNRTLVQSAVSDQNGIASFSQLPLNRNLSVFIDDVAQGYTTRTSENGQVRSSAFYVDGQGTNTPKYSDKTITISVLNEEGEPLANQKVTLSNPLKEVIGEANTDANGKVIFTDKLLDGVFYTYAVNGQTIDATQPDTSRNVFLRADQILKESPKNTASEAATNLEKTSESKEGNMPQQNQSEAKEKAPEKQVDANGANKKAPGHGEVKKGLPMAGERGSRLFTFIGLSLILGIAGYLLKHKKVKS; translated from the coding sequence ATGAAATCTTATTTGAAACGTCGTTACGGTCTAATCACAACTTCTGTTCTTGCCACAACTGTATTAGCTACTGGTTGGCAAAGCACTTCTGTTTTGGCTGAAAATCCCACAACATCCCCAACAACCACTGTCACTAGTAATGGTTTTAACTTTAATGCAACTCTTCTAGATCACAATGGCAAAACAGTTTCCGGGAAAACGGTTAGTCTCTATGATATTACTGATGGTAACAGAACTTTGGTGCAGAGTGCCGTCTCTGACCAAAATGGTATCGCATCATTTTCTCAGTTGCCACTCAACCGAAATCTATCCGTTTTTGTAGATAATGTCGCTCAAGGCTACACAACACGTACTAGTGAAAGTGGACAAGTACGCTCCTCTGCCTTTTATATTGATGGACAGGGAACAAACACACCAAAATACAGTGATAAGACAATCACTATTAGTGTCCTAAATGAGGAAGCTGAGCCACTTGCCAATCAAAAAGTAACCTTAACTAATCCCCTAAAAGAGGTTGTTGGCGAAGCAATGACTGATGCAGATGGTCATGTTGTTTTCAAGGATAAACTTTTAGATGGTGTCTTTTACAACTATGCTGTCAACGGAAAAGCAATTGATTCTGCTCAGCCAGATTCAAAAAGAAGTGTCTTTTTAGAGTCCAATCAACTAGCTAAAGAAGGATTTACTTTCACAGCAACTATTTTAGGAAAAAACGGCAAAACTGTCGCTGGTAAAACCGTAAGTCTTTATGACATTACTGATGGTAACAGAACTTTGGTGCAGAGTGCCGTCTCTGATCAAAATGGTATCGCATCATTTTCTCAGTTACCACTCAACCGAAATCTATCCGTGTTTATTGATGATGTGGCTCAAGGCTACACCACTCGTACCAGTGAAAATGGACAAGTGCGTTCATCTGCCTTCTATGTCGATGGACAGGGAACAAACACACCAAAATACAGTGACAAAACCATTACGATTAGCGTTCTTAATGAGGAAGGTGAACCTCTAGCTAACCAAAAAGTTACCTTGAGCAACCCCCTAAAAGAAGTTATTGGTGAAGCAAATACAGATGCAAATGGGAAAGTCATCTTCACAGACAAGCTATTAGATGGTGTCTTTTACACCTATGCTGTAAATGGTCAAACAATTGATGCTACTCAACCAGATACAAGCCGTAATGTCTTTTTAAGAGCTGATCAAATCCTGAAGGAAAGCCCTAAAAATACAGCAAGCGAGGCTGCTACTAATTTGGAAAAAACCTCTGAAAGCAAAGAAGGAAACATGCCTCAGCAAAACCAATCAGAAGCAAAAGAAAAAGCTCCTGAAAAACAAGTCGATGCTAATGGTGCCAACAAAAAAGCGCCAGGTCATGGAGAAGTCAAAAAAGGCCTACCAATGGCTGGAGAAAGAGGAAGTCGCTTGTTCACCTTTATTGGACTTTCACTTATTTTAGGAATAGCCGGTTACTTATTGAAACATAAAAAAGTCAAATCCTAA